Part of the Cereibacter sphaeroides 2.4.1 genome, AATGGTCTGCCGGATGCCAGTCCTGCGTGAAGATGCGCGCGCCGAACTCGGGCAGGAGCGCGTTGATCCGGGGGATGATCGCGTCCCCTCCGGCGACGGCGAGCGCGCCGCCCGGGCAGAAGTCGTTCTGCACGTCGATGACGATCAGGGCTTCGGTCTGGGGACGCATCCCTGCCTCCGTTAACACTTCTTTCGCCAAGGGCTAAGGAGTGCGCGCCCCGAGGTCAATGGAGGCCGCACCGCAGCAGCCTTGACGCCCGCCGCGGCCTCGGGCGACAAGATGCGGCAACGGCGCCCCGCGCGGGCGTCCTCTGGCCCGGGCCCTTGCTCCGCGGCCGCTCCCCCGACCGGAGGTTTCCCCATGACAGACACACCCGCCGCCCATCCCGTCTTCCCCGACCTGAAGGGGGCGTCGGTCTTCCTCAGCGGCGGCGGTTCGGGCATCGGGGCTGCGCTGACCGAGGGCTTCCTGCGGCAGGGCGCGCAGGTGGCCTTCGTCCAGCGCTCCGACGCCACCGCCTTCTGCGACCGGATGGAGGCCGAGACCGGCGCGCGACCGCTGTTCCTGCCCTGCGACGTGACCGACATTCCGGCGCTGCGGCAGGCGCTCGCCGAGGTGGCCGAGCGGCAGGGGCCGATCCAGGTTCTCGTGAATGCTGCCGCCCACGACGACCGTCACACCACGGCCGAGGTGACGGAGGACTACTGGGACCGCGCACAGGCGGTGAACCTCAAGCATTACTTCTTCGCCGCGCAGGCCGTCATTCCCGGGATGAAGGCTGCGGGCGGCGGCTCGATCATCAACTTCTCCTCGATCTCCTACATGATGGGCAATGCGGGCTATCCGGCCTACACGACCGCCAATTCGGGCATCAACGGCCTGACCCGCAGCCTCGCGCGCGAGTTCGGGCCCGACCGGATCCGGGTCAATGCGCTGGCGCCGGGCTGGGTGCTGACCGAGCGGCAGAAGGATCTCTGGGTGACCGAGGACGGGCTGCAGGCCCATCTCGACCGCCAGTGCCTGAAGGAGGCGCTGGTGCCCGCCGATATCGTGGGGGGCGTGCTGTTCCTCGCGTCGGAGGCCTCGCGGATGATGACGGGGCAGGCGCTGGTGATCGACGGCGGCGTGGTGGTAACGGGATGAGGCCCGGCTGGATCGCCGCCGACTGGGGCACGAGCCGCCTGCGCGTCTGGGCGATGGGGGCGGAGGGCGTGCTGGCCGAGGCCCGGTCGGACGAGGGCATGGGGCAGATCGCTGTGGGCGGGTTCGAGGCGGCGCTCCTGCGGCTGATCGGCCTCTGGCTTAGCGACGGGCCTGCGGTGCAAGTCGTAATCTGCGGCATGGCCGGCGCGCGGCAGGGCTGGCAGGAAGTGCCCTACCGCAGGCTGCCCTGCGCGCCGGTCGATCCGCAGGCGCTGGTGCCGGTGCCGTCGGAGGATCCGCGGATCGCCGTCCGCATCGTGCCGGGGCTCGCGCAGGCGAAGCCCGCCGATGTGATGCGCGGCGAGGAGACGCAGATCGCGGGCGCGCTGGCGCTGCTCGGATCGTTCGACGGGGTGATCTGCCTTCCCGGCACCCATTCCAAATGGGCGCAGGTCTCGGCCGGCGAGGTGGTGAGCTTCCGCAGCTTCCTGACCGGAGAGCTTTTCGCCCTTCTTTCGGAGCGCTCGGTGCTGCGCCACGGGCTTGCCGCCGAGGGCTGGGACGACGAGGCCTTCCTCGCCGCCGTGTCGGACGGCATGTCCCACCCCCAGAAACTCGGCGCAAAGCTCTTCGGCCTCCGGGCCGAGGCTTTGTTGCAGGACCTGCCTCCCGCCACGGCGCGGGCGCGGCTGTCGGGGCTGCTGATCGGGCTCGAGCTCGTGGGCGCGCGCAGCTACTGGCTGGGCCAGCCGGTCGTGCTGGTGGGCGAGGAGGCGCTCGCCGCCCGCTATGGCGCAGCGCTTGCCGCGCAGGGCGTGCAGGCGCGCCTTCTCCCGGCCGCGGCCTGCACGCTGGGCGGGCTCGCCGCCGCCGTGGGTCAGCTGACGCTGGCATCCTCCGGAGCGGGCAGGAAGGCATAGCCGTTCGCCCCGAGGGTAAGGCGGTCGCCCTCGAGCACGGCGGCCTGTGCCGGGCCGATCAGCCCGCCATGGCCCGGCAGGGTCGCCGAGACCGGCTCGATGCCGAGGTTGAAGAAGCAGGCGAGCGACTGGCCGTCGAGCGTCCGGGTGAAGCCCAGCATCGGCTCCGGCAGGTCGAAGAACCGGCTGCGGCCGCGGATCAGCGCGGGCTGGCTCCGGCGGAACTGCAGGAGCGCCCGGTAGGTCTCCAGCAGCGAGCCGGGGATGCCCTTCTGCGACGCCACGTTGCGCGCCAGCTGCGGCGGCTTCACCGGAAGCCACGGCGTGCCGGTGGTGAAGCCGCCCGCGGGCCCGTCGTCCCAGACCATCGGCGTGCGGCAGCCGTCGCGCCCTTTCTCCTCGGGCCAGAACCGGAGGCCCGGCGGATCGGTCAGCTCCTCATAGAGCAGCTCGGTCTCTGTCTGGCCCAGCTCCTCGCCCTGATAGAGACTGACCGAGCCCTCGAAGGACAGGAGCATGGCCGCCGCGAGCCGCGCCACATCGTCCTCGGCCCC contains:
- a CDS encoding SDR family NAD(P)-dependent oxidoreductase, translated to MTDTPAAHPVFPDLKGASVFLSGGGSGIGAALTEGFLRQGAQVAFVQRSDATAFCDRMEAETGARPLFLPCDVTDIPALRQALAEVAERQGPIQVLVNAAAHDDRHTTAEVTEDYWDRAQAVNLKHYFFAAQAVIPGMKAAGGGSIINFSSISYMMGNAGYPAYTTANSGINGLTRSLAREFGPDRIRVNALAPGWVLTERQKDLWVTEDGLQAHLDRQCLKEALVPADIVGGVLFLASEASRMMTGQALVIDGGVVVTG
- a CDS encoding 2-dehydro-3-deoxygalactonokinase, with the translated sequence MRPGWIAADWGTSRLRVWAMGAEGVLAEARSDEGMGQIAVGGFEAALLRLIGLWLSDGPAVQVVICGMAGARQGWQEVPYRRLPCAPVDPQALVPVPSEDPRIAVRIVPGLAQAKPADVMRGEETQIAGALALLGSFDGVICLPGTHSKWAQVSAGEVVSFRSFLTGELFALLSERSVLRHGLAAEGWDDEAFLAAVSDGMSHPQKLGAKLFGLRAEALLQDLPPATARARLSGLLIGLELVGARSYWLGQPVVLVGEEALAARYGAALAAQGVQARLLPAAACTLGGLAAAVGQLTLASSGAGRKA